From Ipomoea triloba cultivar NCNSP0323 chromosome 5, ASM357664v1, the proteins below share one genomic window:
- the LOC116018937 gene encoding diphosphomevalonate decarboxylase 2-like, translating into MAEEKKWVLMVTAQTPTNIAVIKYWGKRDETLILPINDSISVTLDPAHLCTTTTVAVSPAFQQDRMWLNGKEIPLSGGRYQNCLREIRARACDVEDEKKGIKISKKDWENLHLHIASYNNFPTAAGLASSAAGFACLVFALGKLMNVKEDNSQLSAIARQGSGSACRSLFGGFVKWNMGKDENGSDSLAVQLVDEKHWDELVIIIAVVSSRQKETSSTSGMRETVETSPLIQHRAKEVVPKRVIQMEEAIKNRDFPTFAHLSCADSNQFHAVCLDTSPPIFYMNDTSHRIISCVEKWNRSEGTPQVAYTFDAGPNAVMIARNRKAATLLLQRLLFHFPPNSDTDLSSYVIGDNSILEDAGIKDLKDIEALPPPPEVKDNVPAKNKGDVSYFICTRPGRGPVLITDENQALLNPETGLPK; encoded by the exons ATGGCGGAGGAGAAGAAATGGGTGTTGATGGTGACAGCCCAGACGCCGACGAACATAGCGGTGATTAAGTACTGGGGGAAGAGGGACGAGACCCTAATCCTCCCCATCAATGACAGCATCAGCGTTACCCTCGACCCAGCCCACCTCTGCACCACCACCACCGTCGCCGTCAGCCCTGCGTTCCAACAAGATCGCATGTGGCTCAACGGAAAG GAAATACCACTCTCTGGAGGCAGATATCAGAATTGTCTAAGGGAAATTAGAGCTCGTGCTTGTGATGTTGAAGATGAGAAGAAGGGTATCAAGATCTCGAAAAAGGATTGGGAGAACCTGCATCTGCATATCGCTTCCTATAATAATTTCCCTACTGCTGCGGGCTTGGCTTCTTCTGCTGCTGGTTTTGCCTGCCTCG TTTTTGCCCTTGGAAAGCTAATGAATGTGAAAGAAGATAATAGTCAACTTTCTGCTATAGCAag GCAAGGTTCAGGAAGTGCTTGCAGAAGTCTATTTGGAGGATTTGTTAAGTGGAACATGGGAAAA GATGAAAATGGAAGTGATAGTCTTGCTGTTCAACTTGTGGATGAGAAGCACTGGGATGAGTTGGTTATTATCATTGCAGTG GTAAGTTCAAGGCAGAAGGAAACAAGTAGCACTAGTGGAATGCGTGAGACTGTTGAAACCAGTCCACTTATACAGCACAGAGCAAAG GAGGTAGTTCCAAAACGAGTCATTCAAATGGAAGAAGCGATTAAAAATCGTGATTTTCCAACTTTTGCTCACCTAAGTTGTGCAGACAGCAACCAGTTTCATGCAGTCTGCCTCGACACTTCTCCTCCTATATTCTACATGAATGATACATCTCATAG GATAATTAGCTGTGTCGAGAAATGGAATCGGTCAGAAGGAACTCCACAG GTTGCTTACACTTTTGATGCCGGGCCAAATGCTGTTATGATTGCTCGCAATAGAAAGGCTGCCACTCTCCTTCTTCAAAGGCTGCTGTTTCACTTCCCTCCAAACTCAGACACCGATCTAAGCAG CTATGTCATAGGCGATAACTCAATACTAGAGGATGCTGGCATTAAGGATTTGAAGGACATAGAAGCATTGCCTCCACCTCCCGAAGTTAAGGATAATGTTCCTGCTAAGAACAAGGGTGATGTTAGTTACTTCATCTGCACAAGACCAGGAAGAGGTCCAGTTTTGATTACTGACGAGAATCAAGCTCTCCTCAACCCTGAAACAGGGTTGCCCAAGTAA
- the LOC116018936 gene encoding pentatricopeptide repeat-containing protein At4g17616 → MAPTLRKAISHYILIRYYSSVFGVASSSNNIALKLSSNKSYALKYMTSKLYFSYECDKHSENWCSKPLSANIKPERLCWEGSSRAVLLRRFEIALMHHKLDEAWDTYKDFKRLYGFPDHSLVSRLVTELSYSSDSKWLRKASNLVISIQKDKFGLLRPDLMTKLSLSLARAQMPIRASAVLRQMLLKRRLPPSNILEMIFLHLVKTKTGMVLASNVLVELCDMFQQFSTNKAACMKCTKPDTVIFNLVLDACARFGSSFKGQSIIELMAQVGVIADAQTIGIISLIYEKNGMRDELNKFKEHIDKVSTYKPMCHYQQFYESLLSLHFKFDDIDAAFELLLDMYRPLVSAQISDDRMEPVKPCLIPLGSHHLRMGLTLRVLPDLLKQDTVVNVGCNHRFITCKDGRLVLSSKALAKLMLHYKRCGRISELSKLLSRIQKASPCSSNILHDVVDACICLGWLETAHDILDDLEMEGNRLSSSSYMSLFAAYHNLKMFREADVVLKQMGKAGGLSNAAEQMVSASMSEIENEGTYDLKKLTSTGKSDLTDFIAREMREEEKEAPSVVYNFNSSIYFFMKAQMIGDARRAYRKMQKMKIQPTVSTFINLVHGYSSMGMYREITILWGDIKRNIENGIQLRDSDLYELLLLNFLRGGYFERVMEIIGLMKEISMYLDKWIYKYEFLKLHKDLYRHMKVFDARNEVQKKRIEYVEEFKKWAGMD, encoded by the coding sequence ATGGCACCCACATTAAGAAAAGCTATATCACACTATATTCTGATAAGATATTACTCTTCAGTGTTTGGTGTGGCTTCAAGTTCCAATAATATTGCTTTGAAACTGAGTTCAAACAAAAGTTATGCTCTTAAATACATGACGAGTAAGTTATACTTCTCATATGAATGCGATAAGCACAGTGAAAATTGGTGTTCTAAGCCTTTGTCTGCTAATATAAAACCGGAGAGGTTATGTTGGGAAGGTTCCTCCCGTGCTGTTTTACTGAGAAGGTTTGAAATCGCTTTGATGCATCACAAACTGGATGAGGCTTGGGATACTTACAAAGATTTCAAACGCCTCTATGGTTTTCCCGATCACTCTCTTGTGAGTAGATTGGTGACTGAACTGTCCTATTCATCTGATTCCAAATGGCTTCGAAAGGCaagcaatttagtcatttctATTCAAAAGGATAAATTTGGGTTACTTCGGCCAGACTTAATGACTAAGCTCTCCCTGTCCTTAGCAAGAGCTCAAATGCCTATCCGGGCATCTGCTGTCCTTAGACAGATGCTTCTGAAAAGGAGGTTACCACCATCTAATATTTTGGAGATGATATTTCTTCATTTAGTGAAAACAAAGACTGGAATGGTCCTGGCGTCAAATGTTTTGGTTGAGCTCTGTGATATGTTTCAACAGTTCAGCACAAACAAGGCTGCTTGCATGAAGTGCACAAAACCTGATACCGTGATTTTTAACCTTGTTCTTGATGCTTGTGCAAGGTTTGGTTCATCTTTTAAAGGCCAGAGCATTATTGAGCTGATGGCACAAGTTGGAGTCATAGCTGATGCGCAAACTATTGGGATTATCTCCCTTATTTATGAGAAGAATGGTATGCGAGATGAACTAAACAAATTTAAGGAGCATATAGATAAGGTTTCAACCTATAAGCCGATGTGTCACTATCAACAGTTTTATGAAAGTCTGTTGAGCttgcattttaaatttgatgATATTGATGCTGCTTTTGAACTTTTATTGGATATGTATAGACCTTTAGTATCTGCCCAAATATCGGATGACAGGATGGAACCAGTGAAACCCTGCCTCATCCCACTAGGATCTCACCATCTTAGGATGGGGTTGACACTACGTGTTTTGCCAGATTTACTAAAGCAAGATACCGTTGTTAATGTGGGATGCAATCACAGGTTCATCACATGTAAAGATGGGAGACTTGTTCTTAGCTCGAAAGCACTTGCCAAGCTGATGCTACACTACAAGAGATGTGGGAGAATTAGTGAGTTGTCAAAGCTTCTAAGTAGAATCCAGAAGGCTTCACCATGTTCTAGCAACATTCTCCATGATGTGGTTGATGCTTGTATTTGTCTTGGATGGCTTGAAACTGCCCATGATATTCTGGATGACTTGGAGATGGAAGGAAATCGACTATCCAGTAGttcatacatgtctctttttgCAGCGTATCACAACCTAAAGATGTTTAGAGAAGCAGATGTAGTACTAAAACAAATGGGGAAAGCTGGTGGTCTCTCAAATGCTGCTGAGCAGATGGTTTCAGCATCTATGAGCGAGATAGAAAATGAAGGAACATATGATTTGAAAAAACTAACTTCTACTGGAAAATCAGATTTGACTGACTTTATTGCTCGGGAAATgagagaagaggaaaaagagGCTCCTTCTGTAGTCTATAACTTTAATTCTTCTATCTACTTCTTCATGAAGGCCCAAATGATAGGAGATGCTAGAAGGGCCTACAGAAAAATGCAAAAGATGAAGATCCAACCAACTGTCTCAACATTTATCAATCTAGTTCATGGCTATTCTTCCATGGGAATGTATCGTGAAATTACAATCTTATGGGGGGATATTAAGAGGAACATAGAAAATGGTATTCAGTTGAGAGACAGTGATTTATATGAATTACTATTGTTGAATTTTCTTCGAGGTGGCTATTTTGAGAGGGTGATGGAAATCATTGGTCTTATGAAGGAAATCAGTATGTATCTGGACAAGTGGATATACAAATATGAATTCCTGAAGCTTCACAAGGACCTTTATCGACACATGAAAGTATTTGATGCTAGAAATGAGGTGCAAAAAAAGAGGATTGAATATGTTGAGGAATTTAAGAAGTGGGCCGGCATGGATTGA